A stretch of Castanea sativa cultivar Marrone di Chiusa Pesio chromosome 2, ASM4071231v1 DNA encodes these proteins:
- the LOC142623202 gene encoding uncharacterized protein LOC142623202 yields MDHTIPRERDFEVDLESGVTISEENSSKVPVSGAVKQAKTLLGKICSRFVDGSINSEDTDSLCGNVLNSDGVSPENVKVVNNKILEGEQAKDYVEKTPIREKRKKTSNKKAPKPPRPPRGPSLDAADQKLIREISELAMLKRARIERMKALKKMKAAKSQSSNSSSIFAMVLTVLFCLVVIFQGMSSKTSSPVSFQGSPVSARATEGGLISVQYYAFPSASEPDGPGSGSPNLVEQIAGSDPSEKLTRVVG; encoded by the exons ATGGATCATACGATTCCAAGAGAGCGAGATTTTGAAGTTGATCTCGAAAGTGGGGTAACAATTAGTGAAGAAAATTCAAGCAAAGTCCCTGTTTCGGGTGCTGTAAAGCAGGCAAAGACATTGCTAGGGAAGATTTGCAGCAGGTTTGTTGATGGTTCAATCAATAGTGAAGATACAGATAGCCTGTGTGGCAATGTGTTAAATTCTGATGGAGTTTCTCCTGAGAATGTGAAGGTGGTTAATAACAAGATATTGGAGGGGGAACAGGCCAAAGATTATGTGGAGAAGACACCGATAAGGGAGAAACGTAAAAAGACTAGCAATAAAAAGGCTCCAAAACCTCCAAGACCTCCGAGAGGTCCATCATTGGATGCAGCTGACCAAAAGCTTATTAGGGAGATCTCTGAACTTGCCATGTTGAAGCGTGCTAGGATTGAGCGGATGAAAGCCTTGAAGAAGATGAAAGCTGCTAAGTCACAATCTTCAAATAGCAGCAGCATATTTGCCATGGTGTTGACTGTCCTCTTCTGTCTTGTGGTAATCTTTCAAG GAATGTCATCTAAAACAAGTTCACCAGTAAGCTTCCAGGGTTCTCCTGTGTCAGCAAGAGCAACAGAGGGTGGTTTGATTTCAGTTCAGTACTATGCATTTCCATCTGCAAGTGAGCCCGATGGACCTGGTTCTGGGTCTCCTAA TTTAGTAGAGCAGATTGCTGGATCAGATCCGTCGGAAAAGTTGACAAGAGTTGTGGGATGA
- the LOC142625964 gene encoding cell wall / vacuolar inhibitor of fructosidase 1-like, with product MRNSISPASIFLMLLLLLHVPLIQCSIFPVDDESDNLIEHTCKKTTHYDLCLSSLQSNPQSSTADVKGLAQIMADILLANVTDALNYIEGLIKQAPEPELERSLTYCAELYIPVVKYTLPQAIDALAKGHYRFANYGISDVAKEAGTCEKKFSGSIQSPLTDWNNLVQGLSDVAVDIVNILLKG from the coding sequence atgaggaattcaatCTCTCCAGCCTCTATCTTTcttatgcttcttcttcttcttcatgtaCCATTAATTCAATGCTCCATCTTTCCGGTGGATGATGAAAGTGACAATTTGATAGAACACACATGCAAGAAAACAACCCATTATGACCTTTGCCTCTCATCTTTGCAATCAAACCCTCAAAGCTCCACTGCAGATGTCAAAGGCCTCGCCCAGATAATGGCTGATATTCTATTGGCAAATGTAACTGATGCACTGAATTACATAGAGGGCCTGATTAAGCAAGCCCCTGAACCAGAGCTAGAGAGATCTTTGACTTATTGTGCAGAATTATACATCCCTGTAGTGAAGTACACTCTCCCACAAGCTATAGATGCTTTGGCTAAAGGTCATTACAGGTTTGCCAACTATGGTATATCAGATGTTGCAAAGGAAGCAGGTACATGTGAAAAGAAATTCTCAGGCTCAATCCAGTCACCACTGACTGATTGGAACAATCTTGTGCAAGGCCTCTCTGATGTGGCTGTAGACATTGTCAATATATTGCTGAAGGGTTAG
- the LOC142623405 gene encoding cell wall / vacuolar inhibitor of fructosidase 1-like, with product MRTLVFIVLVYFVFQIIFLSSSQCARLSSNDDNLIEKTCKQTPNYNLCISSLKSDPKSATADVTGLALIMVNVLNTTATRTLIHINSLIHHSPSPKIKKALLSCADMYYSGIITADVPVSIEALTKGDPKFADDSTLDAAKEATLCEEGFSGNSPLTVDNTSVNNVARVTEAIVKLLL from the coding sequence atgagaactTTGGTGTTCATAGTTCTTGTTTATTTTGTCTttcaaatcatatttttatcaTCAAGTCAATGTGCCAGACTGAGTTCCAATGATGACAATTTGATTGAGAAAACATGCAAGCAAACACCAAACTACAATCTTTGCATCTCTTCCCTTAAATCAGATCCTAAAAGTGCCACAGCAGATGTTACAGGGCTAGCTCTCATAATGGTTAATGTACTCAACACCACGGCAACTCGAACTCTAATCCACATCAATAGCCTTATTCATCATAGCCCAAGTCCTAAGATAAAGAAAGCATTACTTTCTTGTGCTGATATGTACTATAGTGGCATTATAACTGCTGATGTTCCAGTGTCCATTGAAGCTTTAACTAAGGGTGATCCTAAGTTTGCTGATGATAGTACACTAGATGCTGCCAAAGAGGCCACTTTATGTGAAGAAGGTTTCTCAGGCAATTCACCGCTGACTGTTGACAACACAAGTGTGAACAATGTCGCAAGAGTTACTGAGGCCATTGTCAAGCTATTGCTTTAA
- the LOC142624276 gene encoding cell wall / vacuolar inhibitor of fructosidase 1-like yields the protein MRTLVFIVLVHVVFQIIFLSSSQCARLSPNDDNLIEQTCKQTPNYNLCISSLKSDPKSATADVAGLALIMVNVLNTTTTQTLIHINSLLLQSQRNEVKEALLSCVENYKTGVLTADVPVSIEALTKGNPKFADQGTQDAANESNSCEEGFSGNSPLTVENTNINNVAKVANAIVKLLL from the coding sequence ATGAGAACTTTAGTGTTCATAGTTCTTGTTCATGTCGTCTttcaaatcatatttttatcGTCTAGTCAATGTGCCAGACTAAGTCCCAATGATGACAATTTGATTGAGCAAACATGCAAGCAAACACCAAACTACAATCTTTGCATCTCTTCCCTTAAATCAGACCCTAAAAGTGCCACAGCAGATGTTGCAGGGCTAGCTCTCATAATGGTTAATGTCCTAAACACCACGACTACTCAAACTCTAATCCACATCAACAGCCTTCTTCTTCAGAGCCAAAGAAACGAGGTTAAGGAAGCATTACTCTCTTGTGTTGAAAATTACAAGACTGGTGTTTTAACTGCTGATGTTCCAGTGTCCATTGAAGCTTTAACCAAGGGTAATCCTAAGTTTGCTGATCAAGGTACACAAGATGCTGCCAACGAGAGCAATTCTTGTGAAGAAGGTTTCTCAGGCAATTCACCGCTGACTGTTGAGAACACAAATATAAACAATGTTGCAAAAGTGGCTAATGCCATTGTCAAGCTATTGCTTTAA